A genomic region of Leptolyngbya sp. NIES-2104 contains the following coding sequences:
- a CDS encoding GNAT family N-acetyltransferase has product MEIVTKRFLLRDFVEADRSPFLDYQTDPRSQLFYEPGEANLDYSTRLFETFCTWTSEHPRLNYQLAIVQRREPYVLVGCCGLRGRGCDAGEMELGIELAPDYWGRYAYAIEVGHALLAFGFGELKLEAISGSTVSANVRIARLAAWIGAEVVAIRAGSTWMSQQGWSEMDWRITRAQWERRTAG; this is encoded by the coding sequence ATGGAAATCGTCACTAAAAGATTTCTGCTGCGTGATTTCGTTGAGGCAGATCGATCGCCCTTCCTGGACTATCAAACTGACCCTCGCAGTCAACTCTTTTACGAACCGGGTGAAGCGAATCTCGATTATTCAACTCGTTTGTTTGAGACATTTTGCACATGGACTTCTGAGCATCCTCGACTCAACTACCAACTTGCGATTGTGCAACGGCGTGAACCTTACGTGCTTGTGGGCTGCTGTGGACTGCGGGGAAGAGGTTGTGATGCAGGTGAGATGGAACTGGGGATCGAACTTGCGCCCGACTATTGGGGGCGATATGCCTACGCGATCGAGGTTGGGCACGCCCTGCTCGCCTTCGGATTTGGGGAACTCAAGTTAGAGGCAATCTCTGGCTCCACAGTCAGTGCAAATGTGCGGATTGCTCGGTTGGCAGCGTGGATTGGAGCAGAAGTCGTTGCCATCCGTGCGGGTTCTACCTGGATGTCTCAACAAGGTTGGAGCGAGATGGATTGGCGAATTACCAGAGCGCAATGGGAGCGTCGTACCGCTGGATAA
- a CDS encoding macrolide 2'-phosphotransferase: MIKNVKSRQEVLELAHRSGLPIEESSMQFNESGLDFQVVLATDADGVRWILRLPRREDVLPSVDKEKRTLELIAPLLSVDVPRWTICTDELIAYRALNGVPAGTVDPEAKAYVWEIDLANVPNQFYESLAKGIVSLHQVSVEKVRAVGLPVKTAEEVRVEMKQRMDAVKKEFAVDQTLWERWQSWLHNDEMWTQETVLTHGELHAGHILINAQAQVTGFIDWTEASVTDPARDFVALYRIFGQDALNKLISAYAEAGGHTGSKMAEHVIELNATVAIDVAEFALRSGLDEYRQMAMQLLCTGESA; this comes from the coding sequence ATGATCAAAAATGTAAAATCACGGCAAGAAGTGCTGGAGTTAGCTCATAGGAGTGGTTTGCCGATCGAGGAAAGCTCCATGCAATTCAATGAATCGGGTCTTGATTTTCAAGTCGTGTTGGCAACAGACGCAGATGGAGTACGCTGGATTCTACGTCTTCCTCGGCGAGAGGATGTTCTACCATCAGTAGACAAGGAAAAACGAACGCTGGAACTGATTGCTCCGCTTCTCAGCGTAGATGTACCACGCTGGACGATTTGCACCGATGAGTTGATTGCTTATCGGGCATTAAACGGTGTACCAGCGGGCACGGTCGATCCAGAAGCAAAAGCCTATGTGTGGGAGATTGACCTAGCGAACGTACCCAATCAATTTTATGAGTCGTTAGCCAAGGGAATCGTTTCCTTGCATCAGGTCAGCGTTGAGAAAGTACGAGCAGTGGGTCTTCCTGTGAAAACTGCCGAAGAAGTTCGTGTTGAGATGAAGCAGAGAATGGATGCCGTCAAAAAGGAATTTGCTGTAGATCAAACGTTATGGGAACGCTGGCAGTCTTGGCTTCATAACGATGAAATGTGGACGCAAGAAACGGTTTTAACGCATGGTGAATTACACGCTGGTCACATTCTGATTAATGCACAAGCGCAAGTGACGGGATTTATCGACTGGACTGAAGCATCTGTCACTGACCCAGCCAGAGATTTTGTTGCCCTTTACCGCATATTTGGTCAAGATGCTCTCAATAAGCTAATTTCGGCATATGCAGAGGCAGGCGGACACACAGGGTCAAAGATGGCAGAGCATGTGATTGAACTAAACGCCACTGTTGCGATAGACGTTGCGGAATTTGCGCTAAGGTCGGGTTTGGATGAATACCGACAAATGGCGATGCAGTTGCTCTGCACGGGCGAGTCAGCGTAA
- a CDS encoding GFA family protein, which produces MNQFTGGCLCGNTRIVASGLPYRVGLCHCLDCRKHHGALFHASAVFPQEAVTIEGETRSYAGRFFCPRCGSSVFARTADEIEVNLGSLDAPNQLMPTYESWIIRRESWLPSFPFTRRYDRDRDSTGRFEE; this is translated from the coding sequence ATGAACCAATTCACGGGCGGTTGTCTGTGCGGCAATACCCGCATTGTGGCATCGGGACTCCCATACCGGGTCGGACTGTGTCACTGTCTCGACTGCCGCAAGCATCATGGGGCACTGTTTCACGCTTCCGCAGTGTTCCCTCAGGAGGCAGTCACGATCGAGGGCGAAACCCGATCCTACGCTGGGCGGTTTTTCTGTCCTCGCTGCGGCTCATCTGTTTTCGCCCGTACCGCAGACGAAATCGAAGTGAACCTCGGATCGCTGGATGCCCCTAACCAACTGATGCCCACCTACGAAAGCTGGATCATCCGTCGCGAGTCCTGGTTACCGTCGTTTCCGTTCACAAGACGATACGATCGCGATCGGGATAGCACGGGTCGCTTTGAGGAGTAG
- a CDS encoding MFS transporter yields the protein MTKTFYAILVNSLVAALTNTFVWFAVTFWVYLQTQSVLATSVMAGVYVGTVAMSGFFLGSLVDRYRKKTAMLLSSVCSLVLYLLAQIIFSSTSPSVFADVSSIPLWIFIVLALMGAIAGNIRTIALPTLVTLLIPEADRDKANGLMGTANGVSFLIASIFSGLAIGFLGVYWVLVLAIALTVAVILHLATLPIPEQKVIHPEHHTQQIDIRGTIRAIALVPGLFGLIFFNCFNNFLGGVFMSLMDAYGLSLVSVQVWGILWGLLSLGFIVGGLVVAKRGLGQSPLQTLFLANIVMWVIATGFTIQASILLLTAGMFIYLCLIPVVEASEQTILQAVIPLERQGRVFGFAQSIEQAASPLTAFMIGPIAQFIFIPFMTTGTGVDLIGSWFGTGSDRGIALLFTLTGLIGLVVTLLAMRSHSYQKLSANYQKHSTS from the coding sequence ATGACAAAAACGTTTTATGCCATCCTGGTCAACTCACTGGTGGCTGCACTGACCAACACCTTTGTCTGGTTTGCAGTCACCTTTTGGGTGTATCTGCAAACTCAATCGGTACTGGCAACCTCAGTAATGGCGGGTGTGTATGTTGGAACAGTTGCCATGTCTGGATTCTTTCTCGGATCGCTGGTCGATCGGTATCGCAAGAAAACAGCGATGCTACTGTCTAGCGTTTGTTCTCTCGTTCTATATCTACTTGCTCAAATCATTTTTAGTTCTACCTCACCCTCTGTTTTTGCCGATGTATCTAGCATTCCACTGTGGATTTTTATTGTGCTGGCTTTGATGGGAGCGATCGCCGGAAACATCCGCACGATCGCCCTACCTACGCTTGTCACCCTCCTGATTCCCGAAGCAGACAGAGACAAAGCCAATGGTCTGATGGGAACTGCCAATGGAGTGTCATTTCTAATCGCATCCATCTTCAGCGGACTGGCGATCGGGTTTCTAGGCGTTTACTGGGTGCTTGTATTGGCGATCGCCCTGACAGTTGCCGTTATCCTGCATCTGGCAACCCTTCCCATTCCCGAACAAAAGGTGATTCATCCAGAACACCACACCCAACAGATCGACATTCGCGGTACGATTCGGGCGATCGCGCTCGTCCCCGGATTATTTGGGCTGATTTTCTTCAACTGCTTCAACAACTTCCTGGGCGGAGTCTTTATGTCTCTGATGGATGCCTATGGTCTGTCCCTGGTTTCAGTGCAGGTTTGGGGAATTTTGTGGGGGCTTTTAAGTCTGGGATTTATTGTCGGTGGATTAGTCGTTGCCAAACGAGGCTTGGGGCAAAGCCCATTACAAACCCTATTTCTGGCAAATATTGTCATGTGGGTGATTGCGACTGGCTTTACAATTCAAGCTTCGATCCTATTGCTGACCGCTGGGATGTTTATTTATCTCTGTCTGATTCCAGTGGTTGAAGCTTCAGAACAAACCATTCTGCAAGCCGTCATTCCCCTGGAAAGGCAAGGGCGCGTTTTCGGCTTCGCTCAAAGTATCGAGCAGGCTGCATCACCTCTGACCGCGTTCATGATTGGCCCGATCGCCCAATTCATTTTCATCCCGTTTATGACTACGGGAACGGGTGTCGATTTGATTGGGAGTTGGTTTGGTACAGGCAGCGATCGCGGCATTGCACTTTTATTTACGCTCACCGGGTTAATTGGGTTGGTCGTGACGTTGTTGGCGATGCGATCGCACTCCTACCAGAAACTATCGGCGAATTATCAAAAGCATTCAACGTCTTGA
- a CDS encoding RidA family protein, with protein MQRTVINPKTVFNSLQYGFSQAVVVPSGRRVVLSGQVGVDAEENTVGADISTQITVALDNIEAILAEIGTNLSHVVILRIYIVDSAKNDQQEITEALLKRFPVNPPATSWVIVSGLSEPEWLVELEAEAVLPSV; from the coding sequence ATGCAGAGAACTGTAATAAATCCCAAAACAGTATTCAACTCATTACAATACGGCTTCAGTCAAGCTGTAGTTGTTCCAAGTGGACGACGAGTTGTTTTATCAGGACAGGTCGGAGTTGATGCCGAGGAAAATACTGTAGGTGCTGACATTTCCACTCAGATCACGGTAGCTCTAGACAACATAGAAGCAATCCTCGCTGAGATCGGTACTAACCTTTCGCATGTCGTGATTTTGCGTATCTACATTGTGGACTCGGCAAAGAATGACCAGCAAGAAATTACAGAGGCTTTGTTAAAGCGATTTCCTGTCAATCCTCCAGCTACTTCCTGGGTGATTGTTAGTGGTTTATCGGAACCGGAATGGTTAGTCGAGCTTGAAGCTGAAGCAGTGTTGCCTTCAGTCTAG
- a CDS encoding GFA family protein, with product MIRNYQGSCHCGKVRFEADIDLDAGTGKCNCSICSKVRLWGVVVRPNAFRLLAGEANLSDYQYGSSKTHHRFCQTCGVQPFWHGYSVEKDRPFYTINVACLDHVTDEELAHLSVCYYDGRNNNWQSPPTVTRHL from the coding sequence ATGATCCGAAATTATCAAGGAAGCTGTCACTGCGGTAAAGTTCGCTTCGAAGCTGATATCGATTTAGATGCAGGGACGGGTAAATGCAACTGCTCAATTTGCTCCAAGGTCAGGCTTTGGGGAGTTGTTGTTAGACCCAATGCCTTTCGGTTGTTGGCTGGCGAAGCTAACTTGAGTGACTACCAGTATGGTTCTAGCAAAACTCATCATCGATTCTGCCAGACCTGTGGAGTGCAACCCTTCTGGCATGGATATAGCGTCGAAAAAGATAGGCCGTTCTACACCATTAATGTTGCCTGTCTAGATCACGTAACCGATGAAGAACTCGCTCACTTATCGGTTTGCTACTACGATGGGCGCAACAATAACTGGCAGTCGCCTCCGACTGTGACTCGCCACCTTTGA
- a CDS encoding phosphotransferase has protein sequence MIKQLRVNPHRLEDANSWHTVRFFHDWVGAQFLSTLPDNFRHSPRFYGGDRNSGLIILEDVQNAARLVESLLGNDYAQAEQALLQYAECLGQLHAQTIGKAAEFEEMFKAIAPNVKPIRDTVNIHKHQLMLESLGICTENRWLHDLEAINETINHPGEYLAYIHADACPDNVLDTGAGLRLIDFETGHFGHALIDAAYGRMMFPSCWCANRLPHAVVQQMEDTHRAVLIQRCPVAADDRRFEIALVKACGFWLLYTLTRHLESALRKDLNWGTSTIRQRILARLEAFITTSQEFNQLPGLRNTSSQLLDLLRHRWSDVPDLPLYPAFQDLPV, from the coding sequence ATGATTAAACAGCTCAGAGTAAATCCTCATCGCTTAGAAGATGCAAACTCTTGGCATACAGTGCGTTTCTTTCATGATTGGGTCGGTGCTCAATTTTTAAGCACACTGCCTGATAATTTCAGGCATAGTCCTCGCTTCTATGGTGGAGATCGCAATTCAGGCTTGATTATTTTAGAAGATGTGCAGAATGCTGCACGTCTCGTCGAATCTCTGTTGGGAAATGACTACGCTCAAGCGGAACAGGCATTACTTCAGTACGCAGAATGTTTGGGTCAGCTCCACGCCCAGACAATCGGCAAAGCAGCAGAATTCGAGGAAATGTTCAAGGCGATCGCACCCAATGTGAAACCCATTCGAGACACTGTAAATATTCATAAGCATCAGTTAATGCTGGAAAGCTTGGGAATTTGCACTGAAAATCGTTGGTTGCATGACTTAGAAGCAATCAACGAAACAATCAATCATCCCGGTGAATATCTAGCTTACATTCATGCCGATGCTTGCCCTGATAATGTTTTAGATACTGGTGCAGGGTTACGATTAATTGACTTTGAAACGGGTCATTTTGGTCATGCTCTGATTGATGCAGCCTATGGCAGGATGATGTTTCCCAGTTGTTGGTGTGCCAACCGCTTGCCTCATGCTGTAGTTCAGCAAATGGAGGACACTCATCGGGCGGTCTTGATTCAACGCTGTCCAGTCGCAGCAGACGATCGGCGATTTGAAATCGCTTTAGTCAAAGCCTGTGGCTTTTGGTTGCTATACACATTAACGCGGCATCTTGAATCCGCTTTAAGAAAGGATTTGAATTGGGGAACTTCTACCATTCGTCAGCGCATCTTAGCCCGATTGGAAGCTTTCATTACAACATCGCAAGAATTCAATCAGCTTCCTGGTTTACGTAACACTTCTAGCCAGCTTTTAGATTTACTGCGACACCGCTGGTCAGATGTCCCCGATTTACCGCTCTATCCAGCATTTCAGGATCTGCCCGTTTAA
- a CDS encoding monooxygenase family protein, translated as MERIYSIYQISLPEHPQAVVFINGFLARDRAGFFWMWKNLLWIRSATATSTGCVQVKAGICGANEVIMVSYWLSQQDLKQFFRGEPHRQMMQFVMKNPNSLCLYNETYQPSYSGKYSHEPQGMAMFYANLAK; from the coding sequence ATGGAAAGGATTTACTCCATTTACCAAATCAGTCTGCCGGAACACCCACAGGCGGTTGTTTTTATCAACGGCTTTTTGGCACGCGATCGCGCAGGTTTCTTCTGGATGTGGAAGAATCTGCTCTGGATCAGGAGCGCGACTGCGACATCGACAGGATGTGTGCAAGTCAAAGCAGGGATTTGTGGTGCGAACGAAGTGATCATGGTCAGCTATTGGCTTTCACAACAGGACTTGAAACAGTTCTTTCGAGGGGAACCCCACCGACAGATGATGCAGTTTGTGATGAAAAATCCCAACAGTCTCTGTTTATATAACGAAACTTATCAACCGTCGTATAGTGGCAAATACAGCCATGAACCACAAGGAATGGCGATGTTCTATGCAAACTTAGCAAAATAG
- a CDS encoding PadR family transcriptional regulator, producing the protein MSLTYAILSALISDPSSGYDLAKRFNASVEGSVGFFWNASFQQIYRELNRLEEKEWLQSESVQQENRPDKRIYTVTALGKQQLCQWIAESEEMAPIKDELLIKLYAGHLVSRQTIVTKLEMHYQQHQQRLAIYQDIKCQYFKNPQTLSKTLKFQYMTLLRGIHYEAGWLAWCNEITPLLK; encoded by the coding sequence ATGTCTCTGACTTATGCCATTCTGTCTGCCCTGATTAGCGACCCTAGCAGCGGCTACGACCTTGCCAAGCGGTTCAATGCCTCGGTTGAAGGATCAGTTGGTTTTTTCTGGAATGCCAGCTTCCAACAGATTTACCGCGAATTGAATCGCCTGGAAGAAAAGGAGTGGCTGCAATCTGAATCCGTGCAGCAGGAAAATCGACCCGACAAACGCATTTATACTGTAACCGCGTTGGGGAAACAGCAGTTGTGTCAGTGGATTGCTGAATCAGAAGAGATGGCACCGATTAAGGATGAATTGCTCATAAAACTCTACGCTGGACATCTCGTTTCTCGTCAGACGATCGTGACCAAGCTAGAAATGCACTATCAGCAACATCAGCAGCGATTAGCAATCTATCAGGACATTAAGTGTCAGTACTTCAAAAATCCACAAACGCTGTCAAAAACGCTTAAGTTTCAGTACATGACGTTGCTGCGCGGCATTCACTACGAGGCAGGCTGGTTGGCTTGGTGTAATGAAATTACGCCGTTGCTGAAATAG
- a CDS encoding class I SAM-dependent methyltransferase: MERSQTELQTSYDRVAAEYAKQFYDELDRKPFDCKMLDWFIEKVNGVGTICDLGCGSGHIANYLQHRGLEVCGIDLSSGMLEQAQQLNPNITFQQGDMLSLNDVADSFFGGIVAFYSIIHIPRSLVADALQEMKRVLHSKGVLLLTFHIGQQTNHLEEWLGESVFLDFHFFETAEMKDYLRTAGFELEEAIGRDPYPDIEVQTRRAYLFAKKP; encoded by the coding sequence ATGGAACGATCGCAAACAGAATTGCAAACCAGTTACGACCGTGTAGCAGCAGAATACGCCAAGCAGTTTTATGATGAGCTAGATCGAAAGCCATTTGACTGCAAAATGTTGGATTGGTTCATCGAGAAGGTGAATGGTGTTGGAACAATTTGTGACTTAGGGTGTGGTTCTGGACACATTGCAAATTATCTACAACATCGCGGTTTAGAGGTGTGCGGCATTGATTTGTCGTCGGGAATGCTCGAACAGGCGCAACAGTTAAATCCAAACATCACTTTTCAACAAGGCGATATGCTTTCCTTAAATGATGTTGCTGACAGCTTTTTCGGCGGGATCGTTGCCTTCTACTCAATTATTCATATTCCTCGTTCGTTGGTCGCTGACGCTTTGCAAGAGATGAAGCGGGTATTGCATTCAAAAGGCGTACTCTTGTTGACATTTCACATCGGACAGCAAACGAATCACCTTGAAGAATGGCTTGGTGAGAGCGTCTTTTTGGACTTTCACTTTTTTGAGACAGCAGAGATGAAAGATTACCTTAGGACGGCAGGCTTTGAGCTAGAAGAAGCGATCGGAAGAGACCCGTACCCCGATATCGAAGTTCAAACCCGTCGCGCTTATCTTTTTGCCAAGAAGCCGTAA
- a CDS encoding ASCH domain-containing protein has product MLIKHQVLELIANGSVTLAFRRWKRPTVREGGQLRTAVGVLAIDAVDVVSIDEITEEDAQRAGYSSCQELLHMLNKNGDGAIHRIRLHFAGQDPREVLREQVNLTDDELAKVRRKLGQFDIKSQDSSWTMTVLQLIREHPGVRATELAALAHLDTQVFKVKVRKLKELGLTESIARGGYQLSPRGYEIVTRLNST; this is encoded by the coding sequence ATGTTGATTAAGCATCAAGTTCTTGAACTCATAGCAAACGGAAGTGTGACATTAGCATTTCGCCGTTGGAAACGTCCAACAGTTCGAGAAGGTGGTCAACTTCGGACAGCAGTGGGTGTTCTAGCAATTGACGCAGTTGATGTAGTTAGTATTGATGAGATTACGGAAGAAGATGCTCAAAGAGCAGGCTACTCATCGTGCCAAGAACTATTACACATGTTGAACAAAAATGGAGATGGGGCGATACATCGCATCAGATTGCACTTTGCAGGACAAGATCCTCGTGAGGTACTGAGAGAGCAGGTCAATCTCACTGATGATGAACTGGCTAAAGTCCGTCGAAAGCTAGGACAATTTGACATAAAAAGTCAAGACAGTTCCTGGACAATGACAGTTTTACAACTGATTAGAGAGCATCCAGGTGTACGAGCCACAGAGCTTGCAGCCTTGGCGCATCTAGATACACAAGTGTTCAAAGTCAAAGTACGTAAACTGAAGGAGCTTGGACTTACTGAAAGTATTGCGCGTGGCGGATATCAGCTGTCTCCACGAGGCTATGAGATTGTCACTCGTCTTAACTCTACTTGA
- a CDS encoding flavodoxin family protein yields MSKVAIIYFSSTGHTHLMAEAIASGVYSRANTSVDLMRIEGSQIIDGRWSDESFIESLQMADAIIFGSPTYMGGAAAQFKAFADYSSEIWFQQSWKDKLAGGFTHGAALSGDKLSTLVYFSILAAQHGMIWVNPGEIDYTARGTTDETNRLGSYLGVMGQTYLNFERKEPELHPGDRLSCEHFGHHLAKWVHRINSSNL; encoded by the coding sequence ATGAGCAAAGTTGCAATTATTTACTTTTCCAGCACAGGGCATACCCATCTAATGGCTGAAGCAATTGCCTCCGGAGTGTACAGTCGTGCCAATACTAGCGTTGATCTGATGCGGATTGAAGGATCACAAATAATAGACGGGCGCTGGTCTGACGAAAGTTTTATCGAAAGTCTACAAATGGCGGATGCAATTATATTTGGTTCCCCAACCTATATGGGTGGAGCCGCTGCTCAGTTCAAGGCGTTCGCTGACTACAGCAGTGAAATATGGTTTCAGCAATCTTGGAAGGATAAACTTGCTGGTGGATTTACTCACGGAGCTGCACTCAGCGGTGACAAACTCAGTACACTAGTCTACTTCAGCATTCTAGCTGCTCAACATGGCATGATCTGGGTCAATCCTGGAGAAATTGACTACACAGCACGAGGTACGACGGATGAAACGAATCGATTGGGATCTTATTTGGGGGTGATGGGACAAACCTATTTGAACTTCGAGAGAAAAGAACCAGAACTTCATCCTGGCGATCGCCTAAGCTGTGAACACTTTGGGCATCACTTAGCTAAGTGGGTACATCGAATCAATAGCTCAAACCTTTAG
- the add gene encoding adenosine deaminase encodes MPQTNTVTSISPELAARLRAMPKVEIHVHVEGATDAETFYQIAKRNHVELPMSSLDEWKSFFEFRDFSHFIQVYAAAVRCLQTPEDYALMIERLYKRQAEENIRYTEAFLRASFLTQKFQDDEILDAIAAGRSAGEANYHCQINFIPDIAREIPDSQDRVLEFAVKGKERGLFVGLGVGGLEVGYPPELFTETFAQARRQGLRLVAHAGEAVGAESIWGAVNTLKPERIGHGIRCLDDPNLVEVLRQHQIPLEVSPQSNYCLGVVERSQPHPIRKMVEAGLYCTVNSDDPAMFSTSLTNEYLTLAAQGFSWEELWQLNLNTLEATFLDEVEKDKYRAEWEQFTRSAS; translated from the coding sequence ATGCCACAAACTAACACAGTGACCTCAATTTCTCCTGAACTCGCGGCTCGGCTTCGCGCGATGCCCAAAGTTGAAATCCATGTTCATGTTGAAGGAGCAACAGACGCAGAGACGTTTTATCAGATAGCAAAGCGAAATCACGTTGAATTACCGATGAGTTCATTAGACGAATGGAAGTCATTTTTTGAGTTTCGCGATTTTTCGCATTTCATCCAAGTTTACGCAGCGGCGGTTCGGTGCTTGCAAACACCAGAGGACTATGCGCTGATGATTGAACGGCTCTACAAACGACAAGCTGAGGAAAACATTCGCTACACGGAAGCTTTCTTGAGGGCGTCATTTCTGACTCAGAAGTTTCAGGATGACGAGATTTTAGACGCGATCGCAGCAGGACGATCTGCGGGGGAAGCCAACTATCACTGCCAGATTAATTTCATTCCCGATATTGCGCGTGAGATTCCGGATTCTCAAGATCGAGTTCTAGAGTTTGCCGTGAAAGGGAAAGAGCGCGGGTTATTTGTGGGCTTAGGGGTCGGAGGACTTGAAGTTGGGTATCCACCAGAATTGTTCACAGAAACGTTTGCTCAAGCTCGTCGGCAAGGACTCCGCTTGGTGGCTCATGCAGGCGAGGCTGTGGGAGCAGAAAGCATCTGGGGCGCAGTGAATACTTTAAAGCCTGAGCGAATTGGACACGGCATTCGGTGTTTAGACGATCCCAACTTGGTGGAAGTCCTCCGCCAACATCAAATTCCTTTAGAAGTGTCTCCCCAAAGCAACTACTGTTTAGGGGTTGTCGAGCGAAGTCAGCCTCACCCGATTCGCAAAATGGTAGAGGCTGGGCTTTACTGCACCGTCAACTCAGATGATCCAGCCATGTTTTCAACCAGTTTGACGAATGAGTATTTAACGCTTGCAGCACAAGGATTTAGCTGGGAGGAACTTTGGCAACTCAATTTAAATACTTTGGAAGCAACATTTCTGGATGAAGTCGAAAAAGACAAGTATCGTGCTGAGTGGGAGCAATTCACGCGATCAGCCAGCTAG